One genomic segment of Misgurnus anguillicaudatus chromosome 23, ASM2758022v2, whole genome shotgun sequence includes these proteins:
- the LOC141359413 gene encoding uncharacterized protein: MEPEVEGERLGLHGGERNRRGQANRLRGGRGPRHRGGLRRHQRGGHGPRLRGGHGPRLRGVGERGKGQNHRPRQRQQQQRVSNEIRAMVVDYVINHGMTMNVAATMFQPNLRRSSVSSIIRTFRNENRIETRPNRGGRSKILTDQQEQAVVNMVRARNDIRLREIRQHILDNEDVFRNVEAISLPTIARVLKRHQVSLKQLYHVPFERNTERVKQLRNEYVQRVMELDADENHHKFLFLDEAGFNLAKTRRRGRNVIGQRATITVPGQRGANITMCAAISEDGVVGRRPRIGSYNAALLIAFLEELNQVCRADGVTYVVVWDNVQFHHAGMVQAWFHPQFRTLYLPPYSPFLNPIEEFFSTWRWKVYDRHPHEQATLLQAMDDACNDITADQCQAWFRQKTISKMFSE; this comes from the exons ATGGAGCCAGAAGTGGAAGGTGAAAGGCTAGGATTACATGGTGGTGAAAGGAATAGAAGGGGGCAAGCAAACCGTCTTAGAGGTGGCCGTGGGCCTCGTCATAGAGGAGGGCTTAGGCGTCACCAGAGAGGTGGGCATGGGCCTCGTCTGAGAGGTGGGCATGGGCCTCGTTTGAGAGGTGTGGGTGAACGTGGAAAAGGACAAAACCACAGACCTAGACAACGGCAGCAACAGCAAAGGGTTTCGAATGAAATCAGAGCGATGGTCGTAGACTACGTCATAAATCATGGCATGACAATGAATGTAGCAGCTACAATGTTTCAACCAAACCTCAGAAGATCATCTGTGTCCTCAATCATCAGAACTTTCCGCAATGAAAACCG AATAGAGACTAGGCCAAATAGGGGAGGCAGAAGCAAAATTCTGACTGACCAACAAGAGCAGGCTGTGGTCAATATGGTTCGGGCCAGAAATGATATTCGCCTTAGGGAAATTCGGCAGCACATCTTGGACAATGAAGACGTATTCAGAAATGTGGAAGCCATAAGTTTGCCGACTATTGCACGGGTGCTGAAAAGACATCAGGTGTCTTTAAAACAACTATACCATGTGCCTTTTGAAAGAAATACAGAGAGAGTGAAGCAACTGAGGAATGAGTATGTTCAG AGGGTGATGGAGCTGGATGCTGATGAAAACCATCACAAATTCTTATTTTTGGATGAGGCAGGCTTTAACCTAGCCAAGACAAGGAGGAGAGGTCGGAATGTAATTGGCCAGCGGGCAACCATCACAGTACCTGGACAACGTGGAGCTAATATCACCATGTGTGCAGCTATATCCGAAGATGGAGTGGTTGGACGCAGACCTCGTATTGGGTCATATAATGCAGCTCTCCTCATAGCCTTCCTTGAAGAGCTAAATCAGGTCTGTAGAGCTGATGGTGTGACCTATGTAGTAGTTTGGGATAATGTTCAGTTTCATCATGCTGGAATGGTCCAAGCATGGTTTCATCCACAATTTCGCACCCTGTATTTACCTCCATACTCCCCCttccttaatccaattgaggaGTTTTTCTCCACATGGAGGTGGAAGGTCTATGATAGGCACCCTCACGAACAAGCCACTCTTCTCCAGGCCATGGATGATGCATGCAATGACATCACAGCAGATCAGTGTCAGGCCTGGTTTCGCCAGAAGACTATTTCCAAGATGTTTAGCGAATAA